The following are from one region of the Vicugna pacos chromosome 9, VicPac4, whole genome shotgun sequence genome:
- the LOC140698347 gene encoding uncharacterized protein → MLETCRNLLSVDMSHIHVITKLQLKGNIDRELFQTLMTKSHESTERKHFDPRSIQENAYDSDSQQRNEERNHKGTSVNGSGNLHEERDQRGTSGAGTEPRGNRLALSFQNEQHSFKSEEKIDFFNEADKTGNSSASFSPLPGTSSSVQTNISEIDGSDFMHLSVLTRDLKTHSERLYKSTQSGKALLQGSYLSTHQIIHTKEKLDKCDVCGEVFCFHSKLARHQRTPSCDRSYKCNLCGRVFNHKQALGSHKRMHTGEKPYRCNECGKGFTHVGNLAKHDRIHSGERPYKCSGCGKGFCERSHLRQHQVIHSGERPYKCDVCGKGFTQNASLALHQRIHTGEKHFKCNECGKVFGCKGNLAVHQRTHTGERPFKRAECGKVFRYKEGLESHQRIHTGEKPYQCCECGKVFRCKSNLRSHHGIHTEERRYKCNECRSTFCHKGELANHMRIHTGEKPYKCNECSKGFSTKTNPKNHQRIHSQQRSYKHNKGFKTLHQASHLTEHQVIQS, encoded by the coding sequence ATATGTCTCATATACACGTGATCACAAAATTACAATTAAAGGGAAACATCGATAGAGAATTATTCCAAACACTGATGACAAAAAGTCAtgaaagtactgaaagaaaacattttgaccCCAGGAGCATCCAGGAAAATGCATATGACAGTGACTCTcagcagagaaatgaggaaagaaatcacaaaggaacGTCTGTAAACGGTAGTGGAAATCTCCATGAAGAGAGAGACCAACGTGGCACAAGTGGTGCAGGAACCGAGCCCAGGGGAAACAGACTTGCATTAAGCTTTCAGAATGAACAGCATAGTTTTAAAAGTGAagagaaaattgatttttttaatgaagctgACAAGACAGGCAACAGTAGTGCCTCATTTTCACCACTTCCAGGAACTTCTAGTAGTGTCCAAACCAACATTTCTGAAATAGATGGGAGTGATTTTATGCATCTTTCAGTACTGACACGAGACCTGAAGACACACAGTGAAAGACTGTACAAAAGTACTCAGAGTGGCAAAGCTCTTCTCCAAGGGTCATACCTCAGTACACACCAGATCATCCATACAAAGGAGAAGTTAGATAAATGTGATGTATGTGGggaagttttttgttttcattcaaaaCTTGCAAGACATCAGAGAACTCCTAGTTGTGACAGGTCTTACAAGTGTAATTTGTGTGGCAGGGTCTTCAATCATAAACAAGCACTTGGGAGTCACAAGAGAAtgcatactggagagaaaccttacaGGTGTAATGAGTGTGGCAAGGGCTTTACTCACGTCGGAAATCTGGCCAAGCATGACAGGATTCATTCTGGAGAGAGACCTTACAAATGCAGTGGGTGTGGCAAGGGCTTTTGTGAGAGATCACATCTCAGACAACATCAAGTCATCCATTCAGGAGAAAGACCATATAAATGTGACGTCTGTGGAAAAGGCTTTACTCAAAATGCATCGCTTGCActtcatcagagaattcatactggagagaaacattttaaatgtaatgaGTGTGGCAAAGTCTTTGGCTGTAAAGGAAATCTTGCAGTTCATCAGAGAACTCATACTGGAGAGAGACCTTTCAAACGTGCTGAGTGTGGCAAGGTCTTTCGTTATAAAGAAGGCCTTGAAagtcatcagagaattcatactggagagaagccTTATCAATGTTGTGAGTGTGGCAAGGTCTTCAGGTGTAAATCAAACCTCAGAAGTCATCACGGAATTCATACTGAAGAGAGACGTTATAAATGTAATGAGTGTCGCAGCACCTTTTGTCACAAAGGAGAGCTTGCAAACCATAtgagaattcatactggagagaaaccttacaaATGTAATGAGTGCAGCAAGGGTTTTAGTACAAAAACAAACCCTAAAAATCATCAGAGAATTCATTCTCAACAGAGATCATATAAACATAATAAGGGTTTCAAAACCTTACATCAGGCCTCACATCTAACAGAACATCAAGTAATCCAGTCATGA